In Nitrosophilus alvini, the following are encoded in one genomic region:
- a CDS encoding NAD(P)H-dependent oxidoreductase, with protein sequence MKEQFLKAMYFRHACKVFDETKKIPKDDFEYILECGRLSPSSFGMEHWRFLVITDENLKKRLKPVCWNQAQITTCSHLVVIKAQKEILKPDSDYVRKMFERRGLPEDMTKAYIQKYTEFMQEKKDEEKLFCWSAKQCYIALANMMTGAAFIGIDSCPIEGFEKEKVENILNIDTKKEEVAVLSAFGYRVQPQPKKVRLSLSEIVEYL encoded by the coding sequence ATGAAAGAGCAGTTTTTAAAAGCAATGTATTTCAGACATGCCTGTAAAGTTTTTGATGAGACAAAAAAAATTCCCAAAGATGATTTTGAATATATACTTGAATGCGGAAGGCTGAGTCCCAGCAGTTTTGGGATGGAACACTGGAGGTTTTTGGTTATTACAGATGAAAATCTTAAGAAAAGATTGAAACCGGTCTGCTGGAATCAGGCACAGATAACCACTTGCAGTCATCTTGTGGTGATAAAAGCCCAGAAAGAGATATTGAAACCCGATAGTGATTATGTTAGAAAAATGTTTGAAAGACGCGGGCTTCCTGAAGATATGACAAAGGCGTATATACAAAAATACACAGAGTTTATGCAAGAAAAGAAAGATGAAGAGAAACTTTTCTGCTGGAGTGCGAAACAGTGTTATATCGCCTTGGCAAATATGATGACAGGAGCAGCTTTTATAGGTATTGACAGTTGTCCTATAGAGGGATTTGAAAAAGAGAAAGTTGAAAATATTTTGAATATCGATACCAAAAAAGAAGAAGTTGCAGTTTTATCTGCATTTGGATATAGAGTACAACCTCAGCCAAAGAAAGTTAGATTGTCTCTAAGTGAAATTGTGGAGTATTTATAA
- a CDS encoding DUF3137 domain-containing protein yields the protein MKTISELIDFYYNVLLHDLKELEKRREKIAGKLKRVIYIIIAVSVVIIFSIYILNENRIDDRLINISISLIAVAAGIYAYFYKRYTKNYNENFKEKIIKKLIHFIDPSLRYEKRAYVPKNYFLTSALFRQTPDRYGGNDFVNGKIGKTEIMFSDLHAEYKTTDSKGRTHYHTIFQGLFFVADFNKKLMGKTVVLPDTAQKLFGFAGTFLQSINRSKGELVKLDDPAFEKEFVVYSSDQIEARYILTHSLMKRVLDFKRKRKAPLYLSFVGNKIFIAIDYRKDLFEPAVFSSLLDFETAKEYVENLQLAVSVVEDLNLNRRIWSKK from the coding sequence ATGAAGACTATCTCGGAACTTATCGATTTTTACTACAATGTTTTACTTCATGATCTGAAAGAACTTGAAAAAAGAAGAGAAAAAATAGCCGGTAAGCTCAAAAGAGTCATCTATATTATCATAGCAGTTAGCGTTGTTATTATATTTTCTATATATATACTTAATGAAAACAGAATAGATGATAGACTGATAAACATTTCTATATCTCTTATAGCAGTAGCAGCCGGGATATATGCATATTTTTACAAAAGATACACGAAAAACTATAACGAAAATTTCAAAGAAAAAATTATAAAAAAGCTTATACATTTTATAGATCCCTCTTTAAGATATGAAAAGAGGGCATATGTTCCCAAAAACTATTTTCTTACGAGTGCTCTTTTCCGCCAAACTCCGGACAGATACGGAGGAAACGATTTTGTAAATGGAAAAATAGGAAAAACGGAAATTATGTTTTCCGATTTGCATGCCGAGTACAAAACTACTGATTCCAAAGGCAGAACACATTATCACACAATATTTCAGGGGCTCTTTTTCGTTGCAGACTTTAACAAAAAACTCATGGGGAAAACTGTTGTTTTACCGGATACTGCACAAAAACTGTTTGGATTTGCCGGAACTTTTTTACAATCCATTAACAGATCCAAAGGAGAGCTTGTTAAGCTCGATGATCCGGCATTCGAAAAAGAGTTTGTAGTTTACAGTTCAGATCAGATAGAAGCTAGATATATTCTCACTCATTCTCTAATGAAAAGAGTTCTTGATTTTAAAAGAAAAAGAAAAGCGCCACTTTATCTCTCTTTTGTTGGCAATAAAATCTTTATTGCGATAGACTATAGAAAGGATCTTTTTGAACCGGCTGTTTTTTCATCGCTTCTTGATTTTGAAACGGCAAAAGAGTATGTGGAAAATCTTCAGCTTGCTGTTTCGGTTGTGGAAGATCTGAATCTAAACAGAAGAATATGGTCAAAAAAATGA
- a CDS encoding LemA family protein — MNILWILILITVFAGILMYNFLIARKNQVANIFGSIDALLKKRYDLIPNLVASVKEYMKHEKEILEKITQLRSRAIKSDLLEDEKLEIDKEITDMLHAVLVSVENYPELKANENVLHLQAALNEIEEQISAARRAYNQAVTDYNNAIEMFPTNIIAGFLGYRPKKIFEADNRSRKNVDVKELFDRQ, encoded by the coding sequence ATGAATATTTTATGGATTTTAATTTTGATTACGGTTTTTGCCGGAATTTTAATGTATAACTTTTTGATAGCACGAAAAAATCAGGTTGCAAACATTTTTGGAAGTATTGATGCTCTTCTTAAAAAGAGATACGATCTTATACCAAATCTGGTAGCTTCCGTAAAAGAGTATATGAAACATGAAAAAGAGATTTTGGAAAAAATTACACAATTAAGGAGCAGGGCAATAAAATCCGATCTTTTGGAGGATGAAAAACTGGAGATCGACAAAGAAATTACAGATATGCTTCACGCTGTTTTAGTCTCTGTGGAAAACTATCCCGAACTCAAAGCAAATGAGAATGTTTTGCATCTGCAGGCGGCTTTGAACGAGATAGAAGAGCAGATATCGGCAGCAAGAAGAGCATATAACCAGGCGGTGACCGACTATAACAATGCCATTGAGATGTTTCCTACGAACATAATTGCAGGATTTTTGGGTTACAGACCCAAAAAGATTTTTGAAGCGGATAACAGAAGCCGTAAAAATGTAGATGTAAAAGAGCTTTTTGATAGACAATGA